A stretch of Pempheris klunzingeri isolate RE-2024b chromosome 19, fPemKlu1.hap1, whole genome shotgun sequence DNA encodes these proteins:
- the ssna1 gene encoding microtubule nucleation factor SSNA1: MTQQAAALQAYNNELVKCIEDLCSKRDELNCQIKQEEEEKERLQHDIRVLSEKLSRVNESLAQRLAARSTFDRTIAETEAAYTKILESSQSLLSVLKQEAGNLSKATEPRRKKP, encoded by the exons ATGACCCAACAAGCTGCTGCCCTGCAGGCCTACAACAATGAACTTGTCAAGT GTATCGAGGACCTGTGTTCCAAACGCGATGAGTTGAACTGTCAGATcaagcaggaagaggaggagaaggaacgGCTGCAGCACGACATCCGCGTCCTCTCAGAGAAGCTGAGCAGAGTCAACGAGAGTCTGGCACAAAGACTGGCGGCCCGCTCCACCTTCGACCGCACCATCGCAGAGACAGAGGCTGCATACACCAag ATCTTGGAGAGTTCTCAGTCTCTTTTGAGCGTCCTGAAGCAGGAGGCAGGAAATCTGAGTAAAGCCACAGAGCCCCGGAGGAAGAAGCCCTAA
- the tprn gene encoding taperin has protein sequence MSGGGEVRVLLQEAGQESPRMPAWKREILERRKAKGGASGGAGAAETSPGGAAPQRVNGEPTGNVNGSGSVPKGDSGPSGGSGRNYNITTASQHFVNNKEPRPPAAERTVSRDDDRPESLVLQESLGPLEENPFIKLEKERRRRQDRENAARPVQHILELYGSVPGIRTIRAENIIIIESDPDYFPEAGGIKTGSKWQQNGVSSYSSLNDLLDRRGSAVTEIRAKEVVIYDTTLSKSEENLSTLGRPDHEVTSYETGESQGRVSRMLQKFDSNYGKLQKKSHSTENLLDLDCSASSRPRLWPKPQPDLVPKPRPGPSGSGQPSSPVFQSPWSSKPKPQTAVSELGSPQHPTGSPQSVSSFRQRFEESKGQGAAVTPRDEPDRGQTKPTREREWEGAEVPPKPKVPCSPEILRARAESPSSPISSKVSRSTPDFEIRPSPKPDLARIPDGDTQARALANLRLQSRNSFTVIPKRRLSASSATGRPAPSSPVKSPPSHRVAEVPTPGVPTSNSLMPTLTPSKRNEEKLQQEEVERPARSSKPEPSPIATSPVPPPTSEPLSPSPAPTPAPSSPALSSPPSSPAVPSSPSFSPVPADPSALSSVPPTPTPPPEQPPVDQLPVTNIDDIEVEPPRRVPVPSPMVQRRKGNTFTVVPKRRAEPEAQPSSPEPQQEASSEAPPGSTPPQAPYAQLGSLLKKRYPAVEEIEVIGGYLSLARSCLSKTGSMGKKLKISFNESSLKSTYEYPSESTVWDSGEEDEEEKRDGKAADEQPSMVGRIHIPRPSFTTSPTHTTNSNDLSSYVPKHSVDFSAWQEHKHDDSVSKEETTSQQTQMTEEVMLTPADSSSLSDYSSEPALYF, from the exons ATGTCTGGCGGAGGAGAGGTACGCGTCCTCCTCCAAGAGGCCGGGCAAGAGAGCCCGAGGATGCCGGCCTGGAAGCGAGAGATCTTGGAGAGGAGGAAAGCGAAGGGCGGCGCGTCTGGAGGAGCCGGTGCCGCGGAGACCAGCCCCGGAGGAGCGGCTCCTCAGCGGGTCAACGGAGAGCCGACGGGAAACGTGAACGGCAGCGGCAGCGTACCGAAAGGTGACAGTGGACCGAGCGGCGGGTCCGGGCGGAACTACAACATCACCACAGCCAGCCAACACTTCGTGAACAACAAAGAGCCACGGCCGCCGGCCGCAGAGAGGACGGTGTCGAGGGACGACGACAGACCAGAGAGCCTGGTGCTGCAGGAAAGCCTGGGTCCGCTGGAGGAGAACCCGTTCATTAAGCTGGAGAAGGAGCGGAGGAGGCGGCAGGACCGAGAAAACGCCGCTCGTCCTGTCCAGCACATCCTGGAGCTGTACGGCAGCGTACCCGGTATACGGACTATCCGCGCAGAGAATATTATCATAATTGAGTCTGATCCGGATTACTTTCCCGAAGCTGGAGGTATAAAAACCGGGTCCAAGTGGCAGCAAAACGGTGTCAGTAGTTATAGCTCTCTGAACGACCTCCTGGACCGGAGAGGGAGTGCTGTTACCGAGATAAGAGCCAAGGAAGTGGTCATTTATGACACCACGTTAAGCAAAAGCGAGGAGAACTTGAGCACCCTGGGCCGCCCTGACCATGAGGTCACATCATATGAGACGGGTGAGAGTCAAGGCAGGGTGAGCCGGATGCTGCAGAAGTTTGACAGCAACTACGGGAAGCTGCAGAAGAAGTCCCACAGCACTGAGAACCTGCTGGACCTGGATTGTAGTGCCAGCAGCCGGCCAAGGCTCTGGCCCAAGCCACAGCCAGATCTGGTGCCAAAGCCCAGGCCAGGCCCGTCGGGCAGCGGCCAGCCATCGTCGCCCGTCTTCCAGAGTCCCTGGTCTTCCAAACCAAAGCCACAGACTGCTGTCTCTGAGCTGGGCAGCCCCCAGCACCCCACTGGGTCCCCTCAGTCTGTGTCTTCCTTCCGTCAGCGGTTTGAGGAGAGCAAAGGCCAAGGAGCAGCTGTCACCCCCAGAGATGAGCCAGACAGGGGGCAAACCAAGCCCaccagggagagagagtgggagggcGCCGAGGTGCCACCCAAACCCAAGGTGCCATGCTCTCCGGAGATCCTTCGTGCCCGTGCCGAGTCCCCTTCGAGCCCCATCTCATCCAAGGTGTCGCGCTCAACGCCTGACTTTGAAATCCGTCCCTCCCCAAAGCCAGACCTCGCCCGAATCCCCGATGGGGACACCCAGGCACGAGCCCTCGCAAACCTGCGCCTGCAGTCCCGGAACTCTTTCACAGTGATCCCTAAGCGGCGTCTCTCTGCCTCATCTGCAACAGGCAGACCGGCACCATCCAGCCCCGTCAAGTCTCCCCCATCCCACAGAGTGGCAGAGGTGCCCACGCCAGGAGTGCCAACCTCCAACTCCCTCATGCCAACTTTGACACCGTCAAAGAGGAATGAGGAGaaactgcagcaggaggaggttgAGAGGCCAGCGAGGTCATCCAAGCCTGAACCATCTCCTATTGCCACAAGTCCTGTGCCTCCTCCGACCTCTGAACCTTTATCTCCATCTCCTGCTCCAACCCCAGCACCCTCCTCCCCTGCCCTGTcttcacccccctcctccccggCTGTTCCATCTTCACCTTCCTTCTCTCCGGTTCCCGCGGACCCTTCTGCCTTGTCCTCTGTCCCTCCTACCCCCACCCCGCCCCCAGAACAACCTCCCGTGGATCAGCTGCCAGTAACAAACATAGACGACATTGAAGTGGAGCCCCCGCGGCGTGTCCCCGTTCCCAGCCCCATGGTGCAGAGGAGAAAGGGGAACACCTTCACTGTGGTACCTAAGCGCAGGGCGGAGCCCGAGGCCCAGCCGAGCTCACCGGAGCCCCAGCAGGAAGCTTCAAGTGAGGCCCCGCCGGGATCCACGCCCCCACAGGCCCCGTACGCTCAGCTGGGCTCTCTGCTGAAGAAACGCTACCCTGCTGTGGAGGAGATTGAGGTCATCGGTGGGTACCTTTCCCTCGCAAGGTCCTGCCTCTCCAAGACGGGCTCCATGGGCAAGAAG CTCAAGATCTCTTTCAATGAGTCGAGTCTCAAGAGTACATACGAGTATCCGTCAGAGAGCACCGTGTGGGACAGCggggaggaggacgaggaggagaaaCGAGACGGGAAGGCGGCAGACGAACAGCCAAGCATGGTGGGACGCATCCACATCCCTCGACCTAGTTTCACCACGTCGCCCACGCACACGACCAACAGCAACG ACCTTTCCAGCTACGTTCCCAAGCACTCCGTGGACTTCAGCGCCTGGCAGGAGCACAAACATGACGACAGCGTTTCGAAGGAAGAAACCACTTCCCAGCAGACACAGATGACAGAGGAAGTcatg ctgacGCCGGCAGACAGCTCCTCCCTGTCCGACTACAGCAGCGAGCCTGCTCTTTACTTCTGA
- the tmem203 gene encoding transmembrane protein 203: MLFSLRELVQWLGFATFELFLHLLALLVFSMLVALRADMFTPTLSWWLVFVPLFAADGLSTYFTAIVSIRLYQENEKRLAVLRLLWVLTVLSLKLVCEVLLCQKLAEQEQARDLWFGLIVSPLFILLQLLMIRACRVN; encoded by the coding sequence ATGCTGTTCTCTCTGAGGGAACTGGTCCAGTGGCTGGGCTTTGCCACCTTTGAACTCTTCCTCCACCTGCTAGCTTTGCTGGTCTTCAGCATGCTGGTCGCTCTGCGAGCTGACATGTTCACCCCCACGCTGAGCTGGTGGCTGGTGTTCGTCCCGCTGTTTGCTGCCGACGGCCTTAGCACCTACTTCACAGCCATCGTGTCTATCCGTCTTTACCAGGAGAATGAGAAGCGGCTTGCAGTACTGCGGCTCCTCTGGGTGCTGACGGTGCTCAGCTTAAAGCTGGTGTGCGAGGTGCTGCTGTGCCAGAAGCTGGCGGAGCAGGAGCAAGCCAGAGACCTGTGGTTTGGCCTCATCGTCTCTCCGCTGTtcatcctgctgcagctgctgatgatACGAGCATGCCGTGTCAACTGA